A single genomic interval of Arthrobacter globiformis harbors:
- a CDS encoding IclR family transcriptional regulator → MDNSSGVGVIDKAAQVLDALEAGPTTLAQLVAATGLARPTVHRLALALVHHRLVSRDIQGRFVLGSRLVELASAAGEDRLIASAGPVLMQLRDATGESAQIFRRQGDWRVCVASAERPIGLRDTIPVGTQLSMKAGSAAQVLLAWEDHDRLLEGLQSARFTPTVLAGVRRRGWGQSLGEREPGVASVSAPVRGPSGRVIAAVSISGPIERLTRQPGRLHAEVVCNAARVLTEALRKNND, encoded by the coding sequence ATGGACAATTCTAGTGGAGTCGGTGTCATTGATAAAGCAGCGCAGGTGCTCGATGCACTTGAGGCCGGGCCCACGACCCTTGCGCAGCTAGTCGCTGCCACGGGACTGGCGCGGCCGACCGTGCACAGGCTGGCCTTGGCGCTGGTCCACCACCGGCTGGTGAGCCGCGACATCCAGGGCCGCTTTGTCCTCGGCAGCCGGCTCGTCGAGCTTGCCTCCGCCGCCGGCGAGGACAGGCTGATCGCCTCCGCGGGGCCGGTCCTCATGCAGCTCCGCGACGCCACCGGCGAAAGCGCCCAGATTTTCCGCCGCCAGGGCGACTGGCGGGTTTGCGTTGCCTCCGCAGAACGTCCGATCGGCCTTCGCGACACCATTCCCGTGGGAACGCAGCTGTCCATGAAGGCCGGTTCGGCCGCCCAGGTGCTGCTCGCCTGGGAGGACCATGACCGGCTGCTGGAAGGCCTGCAGTCGGCGCGCTTCACGCCCACCGTTCTGGCGGGAGTACGACGGCGGGGCTGGGGCCAGAGCCTCGGCGAACGGGAGCCGGGCGTCGCCTCAGTCTCTGCACCTGTGCGTGGACCCTCCGGCAGGGTGATCGCCGCCGTTTCCATCTCCGGCCCCATCGAGCGCCTCACCCGCCAGCCGGGCCGGCTGCACGCGGAGGTCGTCTGCAACGCAGCCCGTGTGCTGACGGAAGCCCTCCGCAAGAATAACGACTAG